The nucleotide sequence AAGACCCGCGCGTGATCAAGCTGATGACGAATCGCACCGACAGTTCGGGTGGTAATACAAAACAGGAGCTGGCGGCCGGGCGCGACAAGGTGCTGGAAACCGCCCTGAATCGACTAGACAATCTGTAAATTGAATAACGGGCGAATGGCCGGGGGTATGTCGGCCAGACCGTTCGCCTGCTATATTTACGGATAGCTGAGAATGCCTCAGACGGCCGGTGGCATGATTTACTCTGATCAGGACCGTAATGCTCAAAGTATAAACCCGTACGATAATGTCAGATCAGACTGCGCAGGAGCGCGCCCGAATGCCCACCGGATGCAATCCTGTACTGGAGCGAAGAACCGTTGAAAATGGGAACCGTAACCTCCTGAAATACCTCCGGCCAGGTCTTTCGGTGCTCGATGTGGGATGCGGTACGGGTGCCATTACGCGCAGCATGGCGCGGCTGGTCGGGCCAACGGGCCACGTGTTGGGGATTGACCCCAATGCCGACCTGATTGCGCAGGCTCGTCAGCAGGCCACCGACCTGCCCGGACTGGCTTTTCAGCAGGCCGACATTTACGCCTTTGACACGACGGAGCAGTTCGATCTGGTGACTTGCGCCCGCACCCTGCAATGGCTGGCTCGTCCACGCGAAGCGCTGTTGCGCATGAAGCAGCTGGTAAAACCGGGCGGGTATCTGGCCGTCCTCGACTTCAATCACGAGAAGATACGCTGGACGCCCGAGCCACCCTCTGCCATGCAGACGTTTTACCGGGCGTTTCTGCAATGGCGGCAGGATGCGGGATTTGATAACGCCATCGCCGACCATCTTCAGGAACTGATGACCGGAATTGGTCTGGAGGCCATACGAGTTGACGATCAGTCGGAGGTGGCGCAACGTTCTGATCCGGATTTTAACGTAACAAGCCGACTGTGGGCCGAGGTCGCCGAACTGCGTGGCCCGCAGCTGGTAAAGGCCGGTTATCTCACCGAAGACGAACGACTGCGGGCCATCGCCGACTATGATGAGTGGATCGCCAGCGCGGGCGAGTCGATGACGGTGTATCTCCTCGCCGTAGAGGCACAGCGTACGTTATAACCTGAGTGCAAGAACCTCGTGGGCCAGTTGCCAGCGGCCGTTACGTTTGCGCCAGATGCGCAGAAACCCCTGCCGGACTGTCCCCGCTTTTGGGTTACCATAGGGGTATAGCCCAGGTCGCCCGAAGCAGCCGTAATGGCTTGCAGAGGCTGGTAATCAATTTGCTGGGTTGATGCCATAGCCAGTTTTCTGGCGGCTTGTCTGAACGATGGCATAGCTCCTTCGCGCATCAGACGAATCGAGTCGCTGGCGGGCAGTACGGTCGTATCGAATGAGCTATCAATTGAATCTGAAGCCTTATGTTTCGACAGTTAGAGGAAGCCGAACCGTAACCTGCGTTGGGCCAGAAGCCGAGCTGGCAATGGTTAACTGGCCCCGGTTGAGTTCAACCAGCTTTTTGGCAATAAACAGGCCTAGTCCCGAGCCCTGCTGTTCATAATATAGGCGGTCGAACTGCGTATAGGGGGCAATATAGGCTATGTCTTCGGCCTTAAATTCACGTCCCCAGTTGGTCACCGTGAGGATATACTGCTTTTCCGTTTGTTGGCCTGTTACCTCAATCTCACAGCGGGGAACCGAGAACTTTATCGCGTTGTCGATCAGCTCTTCCAGAATCTTGGTCAGATTCTGGGCGGATATCTGGATAGGGGCGGCTGCTACCGTAATCTGGGCGCTGAGCTTCAGTTCATGTTCCCTGCGGATAGACTTATAAATCTGCTGGACCAATGGCTCGAACACCATCGAGCTACCGGTAGAGAATGACTCATAAGCTGCTGATCGGCTGTCTAACCGGATTAGCTGGTTCGTTAGCCGTTCATTGTCCAGCGTTCGTTTCAGGCGAAGGCTACAAACCATCATCATCTCCAGCATGGACTGGGTTTCGTCCTTATCGAACGAGCCAAGTCCGTCCTTCATCAGATTGATTAGCCCCATAATGCCGGCCAGGGGCGTGTTGTGTTCATGCAGTGATACCCGCCCGAGGTTCGCCAGATATCTATCCAGCTGAAATTGCAGATCGGAAGCCCGGTTTTTCTCGCGCTGCAACCGGCTTTCAATTGCCTGCACCAAATCTTCATTGGTGAATGGCTTAAACAGGTAATCGTCGGCACCGAGCGACATACCTCTGCGCAGATCGATCGCTTCAGCTTTGGCCGTCAGAAAAATAAACGGAACTGTACGTAAAGCGCGATCGGTCCGAATGGCTTCCAGAACCTGGTAGCCGTCGAGTTCAGGCATCATTACGTCGCACAGGATCAAATCGGGTTGCGACTGCATCGCCTGAATAATGCCTGCCCGCCCATCAGCGGCTGCCTCAACCGAAAAGCCCTGCAGGGTCAGGAGTTCGGCTAAATTCTCCCGAATCTGTAGTTCATCTTCAATGATTAATAACTGCGGTTTCAACGAAACGAGCTGATTTAAGTGTCACGAAAAATCGTCAATAACTAGTTAGACGACAGAAGGTCCGCAGGTAACAGGCAACGTAACCGTTACGGTCGTCCCCTGATTTTCAATACTTTCTACGTGGATAGTCCCCCCGTGTAGTTCCACGAACTGGCGGACAATTACGAGCCCTAAACCGGAACCATGAATATTTACGGCGTTTCGGGCGCGGAAAAAGCTGCTGAACAAGTTCGGTAATTCGTCGGCGGGGATACCAATCCCCTGGTCGGTAACGGCTATCGTGAGCTGCTGATTGAAACTGATCGAGAGTTCAGGATTGGTGGACGAGAATTTAAACGCGTTCGAGAGCAGATTAATCAGCGTATGCGTGATCAATTTGGGGTCCACACGGACCAGACACGGGGCTCCCCGGACAATTACGTTCACCCGCCGGTTGTCTTTCCATTCACTGAAATGCGTGCTCACAACTTCATTCGTTAAGGCTAACATATCGACTGGCTGCGGAGAAAAAGGAATCTTCCCGGCGTCCATTTTTCCAAGCATCAGCACATCGGCAAGTAGTTCACTGAAATTGGCGATTTCCCGCTCAATGACATCCAGATGTCGCCCGACTGCCGGAAGCCCCGTTTCGGGGGGGCGCTCCAGATACAGACGGATCAGGTCAACACTCGATTGGATGGTTGCCAGTGGCGTTCGGAATTCGTGCGACGCGGTGGCAACAAACTGCGATTTCATCCTGTTCAGTTCCTGTTCCCGGATCAG is from Spirosoma taeanense and encodes:
- a CDS encoding class I SAM-dependent methyltransferase gives rise to the protein MSDQTAQERARMPTGCNPVLERRTVENGNRNLLKYLRPGLSVLDVGCGTGAITRSMARLVGPTGHVLGIDPNADLIAQARQQATDLPGLAFQQADIYAFDTTEQFDLVTCARTLQWLARPREALLRMKQLVKPGGYLAVLDFNHEKIRWTPEPPSAMQTFYRAFLQWRQDAGFDNAIADHLQELMTGIGLEAIRVDDQSEVAQRSDPDFNVTSRLWAEVAELRGPQLVKAGYLTEDERLRAIADYDEWIASAGESMTVYLLAVEAQRTL
- a CDS encoding hybrid sensor histidine kinase/response regulator → MKPQLLIIEDELQIRENLAELLTLQGFSVEAAADGRAGIIQAMQSQPDLILCDVMMPELDGYQVLEAIRTDRALRTVPFIFLTAKAEAIDLRRGMSLGADDYLFKPFTNEDLVQAIESRLQREKNRASDLQFQLDRYLANLGRVSLHEHNTPLAGIMGLINLMKDGLGSFDKDETQSMLEMMMVCSLRLKRTLDNERLTNQLIRLDSRSAAYESFSTGSSMVFEPLVQQIYKSIRREHELKLSAQITVAAAPIQISAQNLTKILEELIDNAIKFSVPRCEIEVTGQQTEKQYILTVTNWGREFKAEDIAYIAPYTQFDRLYYEQQGSGLGLFIAKKLVELNRGQLTIASSASGPTQVTVRLPLTVET